The genomic DNA ATCTCCCTTGCGTACGGCAAAGGCGATGGGTTCCTTGGTGAAGTCTTCCTTGAGCGGCAGGTAGAGCTTTTCGGGGTATTCCTTGATGAGATTGAACGGAAGCGGATTGGAAGCGACAACCGCGTGGACCCGGTTATTCAGGAGTTCCTGAATGGTCTGTGATTCCTCGTCGAAAAAGAGCTTTTCAGCTTTGGGCAGGAAGTTTTTTGCGGCGATGGCGGCGGTGGTGCCGAGACGGACCGCGATGGTGGTTTCCGGGTTGTTGAATTCTTCAAGGGTACTCCGTCCACCGGCCTGTTCCTTGCTTGCCGCGATGGACATGCCGGAAAATTCGTAGGGAATGGAGAAGTTTACCTTGATATTACGCTGTGGCGTGATGCCCATGCCGCCGATGATGATGTCGAATTTGCCGGTGAGCAGGGCCGGAATGATGCCGGACCATTTGGTCGGAACGAATTCCACTTTGACGCCGAGGTCCTCGGCCAGCTTGCGGGCGACTTCGATTT from uncultured Pseudodesulfovibrio sp. includes the following:
- a CDS encoding transporter substrate-binding domain-containing protein: MKTQRLLILSTIFCLMAFILGCGQSPQQTQAADTVKTTSQLDTILKRGTIKVGFDTFKPWAMKDKNGNFIGFEIEVARKLAEDLGVKVEFVPTKWSGIIPALLTGKFDIIIGGMGITPQRNIKVNFSIPYEFSGMSIAASKEQAGGRSTLEEFNNPETTIAVRLGTTAAIAAKNFLPKAEKLFFDEESQTIQELLNNRVHAVVASNPLPFNLIKEYPEKLYLPLKEDFTKEPIAFAVRKGDLDYLNWLNNWIRVKMGEGWLQNRYQYWFFTSEWENQIQ